In Emcibacter nanhaiensis, the sequence CTCGCCCGGGTCCAACAGCAACGGCACATTCTGATGCGACAGTTGTTTGGTGTGGTTTTGCATCGCTTCATAGCTGTCCGGCGCAACAACGCCAAGCGCGATATCGATGTCCTTCCGGATGGTTATTTCACGGCAATGTTCCATGGCGCCGGCGTGGAAGTCAGAGATCCGGTTATTGTCCATGTCGGTGATGACATGTTTCCTGCAGGTATAGCCGTCCTCGATTTCCAGGATATAGTCGGCGGGAATGTTATGTTCCGCCATCCAGCGCCGATAGTCGCCAAAGTCCCGGCCCACTGCGGCAACAGGGAATCCCCTGAGGCCGAGCAGGTTCAGGTTATAACAAATGTTTCCGGCACTGCCCCCGAAGTCCCGGCGCATGTCGGCTGCTTTAAAGTCCACGTTCAGCATCTTGAGGTCGGCGGGCAGAATATATTCCCGAAACAGACCGTCAAATACCATTGTGGTGTTGTAAGCGATGGAACCGCAGACAAGTATTTTACCATTCCTGTCGAGTTTCATAGCAAGTTCTTTCCTGTCCTCTTTTTTCCCGGACTCCGGATCGCCGGAAAAATCTTCAGACAAACTTTCTATGAAGGCAGGGTGACAGTTATATTACAAACTGTAATTTTTGGCCTGTTTGTGCTCCTTTTCGCCCCCTGTACCTGTTCCTGAAAGGGTGCTATGACTTTTTTTGGAAAAAAATAATTCAATGGGGATCAGATATGAAGCTGTGTCAAATTGACTGGAAAACCCTGCATCGGCACTTTCGGGGGGCGAGCTTCGGCCTTGCCCTGGCTGTGACGGCTGTCCCGGCGGCGGCAATTGAGTTGATGCCGGAAAGCCTGAAATCGCAGACGGCGGGATACAAGGCCGCCTTCACCTGCAGCGCCACCTTTAACGGCGGAAAAACGGTCGATATGATCCGGCATGATGAACTGAGCGGGATCCAGGTGGACTATCGGGACTATTTTGACAAGTTGCCCGATGCCGTTATCAGTCACCAGGAGAAATATGTTGCCGCCTGGTTCAGCAACGACCTGCCGCCACGCTATGCCGTCTGGCGGCCGGGACTGGGCTGTGCCCAGTTGCCGCCGGGGGCGGAGCTGTCCGTGCGCGGGCATGTCCCGACAGCGGACCTTGGGCAGCCGGACGAGGGCCGGAAACGACAGGCCTGGCCGCTGGGGGAGGCGGTGCCGGAAATTGACCTCGCTTCGCCGGCCCTGAAGGCGGTGATCAATGATGCCTTCACCACTGACAAATATGGGGATCCGAAGGTCATGAGCGCGGCGCTGGTGACGACGCCGGATCAATTGTTGATCGAGCGGTACAAGGACGGCTATACGCCCTATACCTCGCAGCGGACCTGGTCGGTGGCCAAGAGCATCGCCGCAACCGTGATCGGCATCGCCGTCAAGCAGGGGCGTCTGGAGCTGAAAGCCCCGGCAAATATCCCCGAGTGGTCGGCGCCCGGCGATCCCCGTCAGCAAATCACCCTGGAGAATCTGTTGCATATGGCCAGCGGCCTCGACAGCTTCCGGGCCGGCAACCGGACCAATTTTGTTTATTTCGGTGGCGGTGTGGTCACCGACAATGCCACCGAAAAACTGCTGGAGGCCGCCCCGGGCAAACGCTGGAAGTACGCCAACAATGACACTTTGCTGGCGGTGCGGTCCCTCAAGGCGACGCTGGGCGATACGGAAACCATGTTGCGCTATCCCACCGAACAGCTGTTCCGCAAGATCGGCATGAACAGCACCGTGGCTGAAACCGACTGGCAGGGTAATTTCATCCTGTCCAGCCAGGTCTGGAGCACGTCGCGGGACCTGGCCCGGCTCGGCATTCTCTACCTGAACAACGGCGTCTGGCAGGGGGAAAGAATATTGCCGGACTGGTGGCGGGACTTTGTCAGTACCCCGGCCCCGGCTCAGCCGCCGCTCACAGGGGCGGACGGCCGGCCGCGTCCCGGGTATGGGGCGCAGTTCTGGCTGTATGACAGCCGGTTCCCGGGATTGCCGGATGACGTGTTTGCCATGGCCGGCAACAGGGGACAATATGTGATGATCATTCCGTCCCGCAACCTGGTGATTGTCCGGCGCGGCTATGACAGTGCCGGCGGGATCCGTTTCGACATTGCCAAATTCACCGCCGATATCCTGAAAGCCATTGACCGGAAATAAGCCCGGCAGGGACAGGCGTCAGCTCTTTTCCCGGCGCAACATATAGGTCTGCAGGGTACAGTAGGCGGCTTTGAGGAAGGGGGTGGACAGCCCGGCGTCCTCGGCCCGGATCAGCATGTCACCGACCAGCTGGTCCGCCTCCACCGACTTGCCCAGCTCCATATCCCGGAACATGGAAGACGTATAGTCCGACCCCTCGCGGGTCATGGAGCTCTGCAGATAGTCAAGGGAGGCCTCGGACAGGGGATAACCGGCTGCTTTCGCTGTGCCGGCGCATTCGTCAATGATGGCAAGGGCGATATCGCGTCCGTTGCGGGTGGCCATGATATCGCCGATGCTGCCGCGCAAAAGGCAGTTGATGGCGCCCAGCACCGTGATCAGGCAGAATTTGTCCCACAGGGCCGAGGTGATGTGACTGGAATGAGTCACGCTGATCGGCGCCCGGAGCAGCAGTTCTTCCAGCTGGCGGCAGAAGTCTAATTGTTCTTCCGAGCGTGGACCGAACGTGACATTGCCGGGCCGGGACCAGGACCGGATGCTGCCGTCCTTCTGCATGGTGCAGATATTTTTGGCAAGCCCGCCGAGGATTTTCTCCGCGCCGAAGGTCTCATCCAGCACGTCATAATGCCGGAGGCCGTTGAGCAACGGCAGGACATGGGTGTCCGGCCCGACGGCCGGGGTGATGGCCTTGATCGCCTCCTCCAGGTCATAGGCCTTGCAGCTCAGGATCACCAGATCGTAAGGCTCATCCACCTGTTCCACCAGATGGTCGGCCACGGCAATGTCATAGTCCTGGTCCGGGGTGTGAATGACAAGCCCGTTCTTTTTCAGCAGGTTGCGTCGCCGGCGGCGCACCAGAAAGGTCACGTCTGCGCCGCTGTGCAGCAACAGGCCTCCGAAATATCCTCCGATTGCCCCCGCGCCCAGAACAAGAATTCTCATCATCTACTCCCGAAGTATCTTTCGGGCATATATAACGGGTCGGCGGACGGAATTCCAGACCAGGCTGAGAAAAAGCCTTCAGGACGGTTCGCGGAAGTCCCAGGCCCCGCAGTTGCGGTAAAACACCGACGTCTGCGAACAGAGATAAGCGAGCGGCAGCGACATGAGCGGGGACAGGGCAAAGATCAGGATAAAAATCTGTTTTGGCGCCATGGCCAGGCCGGACAGGATATCCAGTCCGAACAGGGACAGGACCAGCAGTCGCAGCAGCAGCACCAGCCCAACAGGCAGGATCAGGCCGGCCAGCACACTGAGCAGCATATGCCCGGTCAGACTGCGGGTCAGGTCCCAGGAGGACCGGAACCCCAGCCTTTTGCCAATGGACTGGGCAGAGAAAGCCAGCGACAGGCGCAGGCCGATGGCCAGGGTCAGCAGGAACAGGACCACGGCAGCCGCCAGATAGACGGCCAGTTCAATGTTTCCGATGGCTTCCACCGATCCCTGCCGGTCAAGGGTAATCTGGTTAAGAACGAACAGGACCGCGCCGCCGATCAAAAACAGCAGCACCAGCAGCACGCCGAGGAAAACCAGGATCTTGAGGCTGAAATGAAAGCTGCGGGTGATCAGCGGCCAGAATTTCCGACGCAGCAAATGTTCCGGCCCGAGCAGGAACAGCCTGTGCCAGAGAATCACCGACGGGACAAGCCAGGCAAATGTGGTCAGCATCAGGATGATAAAGGACAGGTAAAACCCTTCCGGCACCTCGGTCTGGCTGTTGGTTGAAACCAGGAAGGCATCCAGATAGCCGAGAAAGCCGGCCAGGCAAAAGGGCAGGAAGGCGAACAGGGAAATCAGGATATGCTGGAACCTGAAGTGCCACAGGCAGCCGTAGGCATCCCGAATGCAGGTCAAGATGGAGCTGTCCCGTTTTCCTGTTTCCCTCGCCATGTGCCGTCCCTATCAGACAATTAGGTCAGCAATATGACCCGTATCCTTGCGTGGTCCGACCAGATAGGCATAGGCCTGCGTCAGCCCGGCGCAGAACAGAGAGCCCGGCGCGAAGATAATCGGACACAGCACATATTGGGCGACAATGAAGGTCGGATCTATGGTCGCGGTTCCGTTCCCGGTCGTTGCGAGAAGGGCGGCCAGCAGGTTGAAACATGCCATATAGACCAGCCAGGCGGGAAGGAACGTCAGCAGGAAGCACAGGAACAGGGCGACCCCGTTGTTGCGGGTATAGTACCAGGCTTCCTTGAACGGGATGAATTTCCTGTTTTCGGCGATACTGATGAAGGTCATCATCATCCTGAAGGAAATACCCACCGTGAGAAGGCTGATGGCCGTGGCAATGGTCATCGCCAGGGCCCGGTTATGCTGCGGGGCCAGGTCAAGACCGCTGATGCCGGCTACAATGGACAGAACAAGGCCAAGCACCGTGGTCACCATGATGACAAAGATCATCAGCAGGATGATCATGGCGGCGAGATAAAGCAGGTATTTCACCAGTATCCGGCCCAAGTCCGGCAGGGAAAATTTCAGAAAATTGTCCCGTCCCAGCAGATGAAGCCGGAAGAACAGCATGGTGAGGGCGACAAAGATCAGAAAGCTTGCCGCCAGATAGGATAATTGCAGTTTGCTGAGGTGGTAGGCGATCTGCCCGTCCGCCAGGGTCATATATTTAATGACCAGAAGCTCGGGGGCAAACAGAAACAGGGTGAGCGGCAGGTAAAAAATATACGACAAAAAGATATGTTGTTTCAGGTTGGCCCGAAAGGTCAGATAGGCCTCCTTGACCACGCGAAGGACAGGTAATGTTTTTTGTTCCGGTTGTGTCATGAACTTCTGCCTGTATGTTCTTGTATAATGCTGCCAAAGCGGTCGACCAGCGTTTGATAGAGATCCCGTTTGAACGGGACGATCATATCCGGCAGCTCGGATAGTTCAATCCATTTCCATTCACTGAATTCCTGATGGTCGGTTTCCAGGTTGATATCCCGGTCCTGTCCCTGGAACAGATAGACGAACCATTTCATCTTCTGGCCCCGGTAGCGCCCTTTCCAGACCTTGCCAATCAGATGGTCGGGCAGGTCATAGGTCAGCCAGTCGCCGGTTTCGGCAATCAGTTCCACCTTGTCGGTGCCGATTTCTTCTTCCAGCTCCCTGAGGGCAGCGTCTCGGGGCTCTTCGCCCTTGTCGATCCCGCCCTGGGGCATCTGCCAGGCTTCGGCGGTCTGGTCAATGCGCTGGGCCACAAAAACCCGGCCGTCCCGGTTCAGGAGCATCATGCCGGCACAGGGGCGATAGGGGAGATTTTCTTTGTCTGTCATAGGACCTCTTGGAACGGTGTGCTTACGGCTTCTATTTTCACCAATCGGGCGTGACTTGCAAGGGGCAGCTGAACACTGTTTGTTGATGTTGACGCAATTACCGGATTGGCTGGCGGTTGGCGATGGCCGTGACCGGCACCAGCTGAATACCCTTGGCCGGCAGGGTCCTGGCCCAAGCGTCGAGCTGTTCGATGGTCAGCGGGAAGGCGCGGGCAATGCCCAGGGCGGCGCCATAGGTTTTTGCGGTACTTTCCAGTTCCTTGAGGCGGGTCTGGATTTCTTCTTCACTGACCACATTGTCGATATAGCGGTTGTTGAGGGCGCGGGGCATGCCGATCCTGCGGGCATATTTGGCGGCAACGCTGTAGCGGCTGGAGCGGGAGTCCACGAACATCAGGCCGCGCCGGTGCAGTTCCTCGAGAACGGGATGAACGGCATTCTCCGAGGCGGTAAATTTTGACCCCATTTCGTTCAGCACACCCACATAGCCGGTTATCCGGGACAATACCCACATCAGGCGGTTCATATTGTCGCGCGCGGAATATCCGGCCATCAGGGTATGCGGTCCGGGGTCATTTTCCGGATAATTCAGCGGTTCCATGGGCACCAGAAGCAGGGCCTCGTGACCATATTCCCGGCCCATATCCACCCAGTCCTGCAGATTGCGGCCATAGGGGGTGATGGCAATATCCATTTCACCGGGCAGTTCCTTGATCGCCCGTTCGCTATATTCGGCGTTCATGCCGACAGCCTTGACCACGATGGCAATGCGCGGTGCGATGCTCAGGTCTTCATGGGGACGGGCGTATTCCTGCCAGGCCACCAGCCCGTCCGGTCCCAGCACCGGCAGCGGGCCGTCCTTGCCCTCGACCACAAGGCCCGGGTTTGGCACCTCTTTCAGGCGTATGAACTTGGTATAGGGAATTTGCTCTTCGGCCCGGTCAGGTTCCGGTTCCGGCTCAGCCCCCGCGTCTGCCGCCTGTTCCTGCGGCTCTTCTTCGGATGTTGTTTCCTGGTCGGCAAAGGAAAGACTGTCCTCAGGGTCGGACAAAACGATAATGCTTTCCGAGGCAGCCTTCTTGTCCGGTGCGGCCTCGTCGCGCTGTTCCGCAACCTTCTGTTTGTCGGGCTCGTCAGCCGTCAGGGACAGCCAGAGAAACAGGCCGCCGAAGCAAACAAGCACAAGGACCCAGGCCGCCACCAGCGGACTGATGGTGCGTCTGCGCGTCATGGTTGGTAATTCCGGCTCGCCTGCCATTTTTTCCCGGCCGTTTCCGGCCTTCCCCTTTACATTTACCTTATTCCGGTTCCCGCCGCTATCGGGCATGATCGGGAGGCCGGGCTCAAGAGCCCGACGTCCGCCTTTTCCTGTTTACTCGTAATTTCTGGCGATGGCCATACCCCGGATCAGGTTGAAGGCATAGTTGAGCTGATAATCGCGCTGGGCGGTGGTCAGGTCTTCTTCCTCTTCCTCGTCTCCGGCGTCGCCGCTGGTCTGATCCTGGTCGTCACCGCTGTCCTGTTCGACATCGGCTTCTTCGTCGTCGGCTTCTTCGTCGTCGGCATTCGGGTTATCCAGGTGACCCCGCAGGCTCGCTTCACTGCGCCGGCGGGTGTTGATCGCCTCGGCATCTTCCAGGCGCAGCTGCTCGACAACCACGTCCGGGGTAATGCCGTCGCCCTGGATGCTGGTGCCGGACGGGGTGAAATAATAGGCGGTGGTCAGGCGCATGGCGCCGTTCGCGCCCAGCGGAATAACGGTCTGCACGGACCCTTTGCCGAAGGACTGGGTGCCGACAACCACGCCGCGCTGGTGGTCCTGCAGGGCGCCGGCGACAATCTCTGAGGCAGAGGCGGAGCCGCCATTGATCAGCACGACAAGGGACTTGCCGCCGATCAGGTCACCCTTGCGGGCGTTATAGCGCTGCACTGACCGGTCGTTGCGGGTCCGGGTCGATACCACTTCGCCGCGGTCCAGGAAGGCGTCGGAGACGGCAATGGCCTGGTCCAGCAGCCCGCCGGGATTGTTGCGCAGGTCAAGCACCACACCCTGCATATTGTCGCCCAGCTCCTCCTTGATGGCGGACAGGGCTTCTTTCAGGTTTTCCTCAGTGTTTTCGGTAAAGGAGGTAATGCGGACATAACCGATCTCATCCTCGACCCGGTAACGCACCGATTTGATTTTGATCACGTCACGGGTAATGGAGATTTCCAGCGGCGCCTTTTCCCCTTTGCGGACCACCGTCAGGACAATGGGTTCGCCCACTTCGCCGCGCATTTTTTCCACGGCTTCGTTCAGGGTCAGGCCCATGACCTGTTCGCCGTCAAGGTGAGTGATATAGTCACCGGCTTTTATGCCGGCCCGTTCGGCCGGGGTGTCGTCAATGGGGGAAACCACCTTGACCACGCCGCTTTCCTGGGTCACTTCCAGGCCGAGTCCGCCGTATTCACCGCGGGTCTGGACCTGCATATCCTCGAAATTCTTCGGGTTGAGATAGCTGGAATGGGGGTCGAGGGACGCCAGCATGCCGTTGATGGCCGCTTCGATCAGTTCCTCGTCCTTCACTTCCTTCACATATTGCGACCGGATGCGCTCGAACACATCGCCAAACAGGTTGAGCTGTTTGTAGGTATCTGAGTTGGCGCTGTAGCTCACATCATTGACGGCCATGCCGGCGCCAAAAATACTGAGAGCGATCACAGCAGTTGCAGCAAACTTTTTCATTTAGCCAAGTACCTTTCTGTCACGAGCAATGATCCAGGGCAGCGGATTGATAGGCATGCCTTTACGTCGGATCTCCAAATAGAGTTTCTGCCCCAGGGTTCCGGTGACCGTGCCGTCAGACGCCAGCTGAGTGGACGCCATCTGGCCGACTGGTTCACCTTTTAATACCCATTGACCGACAACCGCGTCAAGCCGGCTCATGCCGGCCAGCAGAGTATGATAACCGTCTCCGTGGGAAATGATAAGAAGTTGCCCGTAGGAGCGGAATTTTCCTGAAAAGACAACGCGCCCGTCATGGGGAGCGATCACCGTGGCCTGGGACCGTGTATTGATGGTGATTCCTTTTGATTTACGGCCTTCCGGCGTGGTATCGCCAAAGCGGACGGCGATCGTGCCGCGGGCCGGCAGCGGAATGTTGCCTTTCGCCTGGGTAAAAGTGGAACTGCCCGAGGGCAGGGAGGCAACCTGGGCCGGGGCTGTTTCCTTGCCGGTTTCAACCTGCGGCCTGTCCTCCAGTCGTTTGGCGGCTTCGCGGGCGGCGTTCTCCCGCAGACGGTTTTCTTCTTCAATCCGCTCAATCAGTTCTTGCAGGTTTTGAGCCGTGGCGGCGAATTTTTTCAGCTTCTGGCGTTCTTGCCGGGTGGCCTGTTCCAGCTGGCGATGACGCATCTCGCGCGCACTCAACAGCTTGTTCAGTTCTTCCTGCGAGTCGCTCAGCTCGGCAAGCTCTTCCCTGAGGCCTTCCTGTTCCTGGCGGATGTCCTGGCGCAGGTCCTGCAGGTCGCCAATGTCCTGGCGGATCGCCCGGGCCTTGCCTTCCAGTTCGGGCAGGATCACCTTCAGCAGGCTGGCGCTGCGCAGGCTGTTGACGGCCTCGTCGGGGCGGAAGGCCACCAGTTCGGGCGGTTGCTGGCTCAGGCGCTGCATGGCGCCGAGGGTTTCCGTCATCTGCCCGGTCCGGGCCTGCAGCCGCGCTTCCAGTTCCGTTTCCTGTTGTCCCAGGTCCAGCAGCTTTTCCTCGCGCTCGCTCAGGCGGCTTTCTGTGTCCTGCAGGTTTCCCGCCACCTCGACCATGCGCTGGCTGAGCTCGGAAATCTCCTGTTTGATCTGGCCGGCTTCGGTTTCATACTGGTGGGCCTTGAGGGTGGATTCCTCGATTCTCTTCTGGACGTCCTGAAGGTCCTGTTCCTGTTTGCTGGGGACCTCACCGACTGCCGGTCCTGCCGTCACCAGGCATAGCAGGAGCGAGGGGAGAATGATGTTTCTCCTCCGGCGCAGCATATGGTGAGACAGATTACGCAGTAGCCCGGTTCTCCTGTTGTTGCAGCCCGTTGCCCTGTCGCTCGCCGGCGGCCACCACCTTGAGCAGGGAATGGCCGGTCATGGCGGCCGGCTGATCCAGTCCCATCAGGTCGAGCACGGTCGGGGCCACATCGGCCAGTTTGCCATTCTCCAGGGCCAGCGCCTCGCCTTGCGGCAGGTCGGCGGCGGCGGCCGGGGCATTGACCAGCAGGAACGGCACCAGGTTTGTGGTGTGGGCCGTATGCGGCTGGTCCGTCACCGGGTCCTTCATCAGTTCGATGTTGCCGTGATCGGCCGTCACCAGCATGGTGCCGCCGGCCAGTTCCAGGGCGTCGCGCAGACGGCCGAGGCTGGTATCGATGGTTTCAACCGCCTTGAGGGCGGCCTCCATGACGCCGGTATGGCCGACCATGTCCGGGTTGGCGAAATTGACCACGATCAGGTCGTATTTCTTCGAGGTAATGGCCTCGACCAGATTGTCCGTCACTTCCGGCGCCGACATTTCCGGCTGCAGATCATAGGTGGCCACATCCGGGGACGGGATCAGGATCCGGTCTTCGCCGGCATAGACTTCCTCGCTGCCGCCGTTGAAGAAAAAGGTCACATGGGCGTATTTTTCCGTTTCGGCAATGCGCAGCTGGGTTTTGCCGCTGCGGGAGACAATCTCACCCAGGGTGTCGAGGATTTCCTCGGCCGGGAACAGGGCGGTCATATATTCGTTGAGGGCGGCGGAATATTCCACCATCCCTGTCTGGGCGGCGAATGTGATCAGCCGGTCCCGGGTGAAGCCGTCAAAATGCGGATCCACAAAGCAGGTCAGGATTTCCCGGGCCCGGTCGGCGCGGAAGTTGGCCATCAGCAGGCCGTCGCCGTCCTTCATGCCGGCATAGTCGCCAACCACAGCCGGCAGCACGAATTCATCGGTCTTGTCGTCGTTGTAGCTGGCCCCGATCACGGTGCGGGCGCTGTCATACTTTTCGCCTTTGGCCTCGGCCATGGCGTCGTAAGCCAGTTTAACCCGGTCCCAGCGTTTGTCCCGGTCCATGGCGTAATAGCGGCCGGAAACGGTGGCGATGGCCACATTGTCGAGACCGGCGATGTCTTTTTCAAATTTTTCAATAAACCCGAGGGCGCTTTTCGGCGGCACATCGCGGCCGTCGAGGAAGGCGTGGATGGCGACCGGGACGCCCGCCTTGGCGCATTCCTTTGCCAGCGCAACCATATGGTCCTGATGGCTGTGCACTCCGCCCGGGGACAACAGCCCCATCAGATGGCAGGTGCCGCCGCTGTCTTTCAGGGCCGCAATCAGTTTCCTCAGGTTGTCCACCTCGCCCAGTTTGCCCTCGGCGATGCAGCTGTCAATGCGGGGCAGGTCCTGCATGACCACGCGGCCGCCGCCCAGGTTCATATGGCCGACTTCGGAATTGCCCATCTGGCCTTCCGGCAGGCCGACCGCCAGGCCGGAGGTTTCCAGAAAACCGCGCGGGCATTCTTCCAGGAACCGGTCGTAATTGGGGGTCGGAGCCAGGGCGATGGCGTTGTTTTCGCTGTCGTCACGGTAGCCCCAGCCGTCCAGAATACACAGGACAACCGGTTTGGTGGCATGAAGGGCTTTGCTGGTCATTGGTTATTCATTCCGCTTCTGGCTTAATCCGGGCCGCAGCACCGAACATACATCTATATCTAAATTAGGTTAATAGCGTGTAAAATCAAGCTTGTCAGGCCCTTTTGCGATAAAATGGGGCTTATGTGCGGGCACCGGTTTCAGTCCTTGTGATAGGGGTGCCCGGCAAGGATGGTGGAGGCCCGGTAAATCTGTTCCGTCAGCATCAGGCGCACCATCATGTGCGGCCAGGTCATTTTACCGAAAGACAGCAGGCGGTCGGCCCGTTCCTTGACCCCCGGGCCATAACCTTCGGCGCCGCCAATGACAAAGGTGACGCATTGCCGGCCATCATCCTGCAATCGCTCAAGAATTTCTGCAAACTGGGGGCTGCGCATATCCTTGCCGCGCTCATCCAGGGCAATCACATAGGCATCGTCGGGGATGGCCGCCAGCAGAAGATCGGCTTCCCTGGCCATGCGTTCCGCGCCCTTGATCGGCCGTTTTTCCTCCACTTCAGTGACGGAAACCGGCCAGGGCGTGCGTTTGACAAAAGTTTCAATGAGGTCGAGTTCAGGACCCTTTTTCAGGCGCCCGACGGCGATAATCCGGATTTGCATGGTCCTGCCCCGGTCCTGGTCCTAGGCCTCAGGCGCCATTTCGGGATGGTTGGCCTTGTCCGGGGTGAAGTCGGGCATCCACATTTTTTCCAGATTGTAGAATGCGCGGACTTCCGGGCGGAACAGGTGGACAATGACATCACCGGCGTCAATCAGGACCCAGTCAGCTTTTTCAAGGCCTTCCACCTTGCAGCTGCCAAAGCCGTTGTCCTTGACCGTCTGGATCACATGGTCGGCCAATGACGCCACCTGGCGGCTGGAACGACCGGATGCGATGATCATCGAATCGGCAATGCTGGATTTGCCGTGAAGGCTGATTTCGGTGATTTCTTCTGCCTTTTTGTCTTCAAGGGCACTGAGGATAAGTTCCTTGAGACTTACCGTACTGGACGGTTCCGAAGAACTTGGAATGTTCTTTGACTCCTGGGATGTGGGCACGTTTGTTTTCTATAACCTCTCGGAATATAACGATTTTTCACGTATTGCAGTTGCTGACAAAGGATTTTTCCTGCCGTGGCAGAAAACCCATGCCGGCGGTTTCATTCCCGGCAACAGCGGAGCCTGTGTTTCGCTCAACCGTTGCCGGTGAAATCTTTGCGCCGTTTTGCTGGCATTCGCCATCATAGAATAACCGGGACGATCAAAAATCGCAAATGGAACCAGTTCGGCGATCTGTTCCCACTTCTGCCATTTATCGAACTGGCCCAGGTTGTCGGCCCCCATCAGCCAGACAAAACGGACGTCCGGAAAGCGCTCCACAAGAATGCGCAGCGTATCGGCGGTGTAATTTGTTCGCATCCGCTTTTCCAGGTCCATGACCGTGATGTGCGGATGGGCCGCCACCTCGCGGGCTTTGGCGACCCGGTCAGCCAGGCTCGCCATATCGCCGGTACCCTTGAGCGGATTCTGCGGCGACACCAGCCACCAGACATGGTCCAGACGCAACCGTTTCAGGGCGGCCAGGCTGATCTCCCGATGGGCCGCATGGGCCGGATTAAAGGAGCCGCCCAGCAGACCGATGGTCATGCCGCGCCATTTGTTCCTGCCGGGCAGCAGCGGGAATTTGCCGGATAGTTTGTTTTCAGGGGCGGGTTTGACCATTGCCCCTGACCTGATATTTATAGCTAGTCAGCTGCTCGAGGCCGACCGGACCGCGGGCATGCATTTTGCCGGTGGAAATGCCGATTTCCGCGCCCATGCCGAATTC encodes:
- the gpmI gene encoding 2,3-bisphosphoglycerate-independent phosphoglycerate mutase encodes the protein MTSKALHATKPVVLCILDGWGYRDDSENNAIALAPTPNYDRFLEECPRGFLETSGLAVGLPEGQMGNSEVGHMNLGGGRVVMQDLPRIDSCIAEGKLGEVDNLRKLIAALKDSGGTCHLMGLLSPGGVHSHQDHMVALAKECAKAGVPVAIHAFLDGRDVPPKSALGFIEKFEKDIAGLDNVAIATVSGRYYAMDRDKRWDRVKLAYDAMAEAKGEKYDSARTVIGASYNDDKTDEFVLPAVVGDYAGMKDGDGLLMANFRADRAREILTCFVDPHFDGFTRDRLITFAAQTGMVEYSAALNEYMTALFPAEEILDTLGEIVSRSGKTQLRIAETEKYAHVTFFFNGGSEEVYAGEDRILIPSPDVATYDLQPEMSAPEVTDNLVEAITSKKYDLIVVNFANPDMVGHTGVMEAALKAVETIDTSLGRLRDALELAGGTMLVTADHGNIELMKDPVTDQPHTAHTTNLVPFLLVNAPAAAADLPQGEALALENGKLADVAPTVLDLMGLDQPAAMTGHSLLKVVAAGERQGNGLQQQENRATA
- the rlmH gene encoding 23S rRNA (pseudouridine(1915)-N(3))-methyltransferase RlmH; translation: MQIRIIAVGRLKKGPELDLIETFVKRTPWPVSVTEVEEKRPIKGAERMAREADLLLAAIPDDAYVIALDERGKDMRSPQFAEILERLQDDGRQCVTFVIGGAEGYGPGVKERADRLLSFGKMTWPHMMVRLMLTEQIYRASTILAGHPYHKD
- the rsfS gene encoding ribosome silencing factor, which encodes MPTSQESKNIPSSSEPSSTVSLKELILSALEDKKAEEITEISLHGKSSIADSMIIASGRSSRQVASLADHVIQTVKDNGFGSCKVEGLEKADWVLIDAGDVIVHLFRPEVRAFYNLEKMWMPDFTPDKANHPEMAPEA
- a CDS encoding nicotinate-nucleotide adenylyltransferase, whose amino-acid sequence is MVKPAPENKLSGKFPLLPGRNKWRGMTIGLLGGSFNPAHAAHREISLAALKRLRLDHVWWLVSPQNPLKGTGDMASLADRVAKAREVAAHPHITVMDLEKRMRTNYTADTLRILVERFPDVRFVWLMGADNLGQFDKWQKWEQIAELVPFAIFDRPGYSMMANASKTAQRFHRQRLSETQAPLLPGMKPPAWVFCHGRKNPLSATAIREKSLYSERL